A single genomic interval of Falsibacillus albus harbors:
- the hpaE gene encoding 5-carboxymethyl-2-hydroxymuconate semialdehyde dehydrogenase gives MQHNTVQKDGGALRQKVENVQLYVNGKFVDAMGGASFDNRNPYTNEVINQVAEGRSEDIKSAVESAKLAFVKGPWGSMKVAERMKYINKIADLIDEEIEEIAMLEALDTGLPISQTKKMTARAAENFRFYARMVQTKLHGDAYAVDDEFINYTVHKPLGVVGLITPWNAPFMLETWKVAPALATGNTVVLKPAELSPLTANKLARVIHKAGLPDGVFNVVHGYGETAGAALVAHPDVSAISFTGETVTGATIIKNAADSLKRTSMELGGKSPLIVFDDADFERALDAAVWGIFSFNGERCTANSRVFIHKNIKDKFIDALKERVANITIGDPMDPSTELGPLIDKGHFQKVTEYIEVARKEGCEVIQGNIPEEIAMGNFVPPTLLLNAANDMKSSQEEIFGPVMSVIEFETEDEVIEAANDVKYGLAGYVWTNDMKRGHRVAQAVEAGMLWVNAQNVRDLRIPFGGMKASGIGREGGHYAMFEFYTEAKVIHVAMGDHHIPQFGKRK, from the coding sequence ATGCAGCACAATACAGTGCAAAAAGACGGCGGTGCACTCCGCCAAAAAGTCGAAAATGTTCAATTATATGTTAACGGAAAGTTTGTCGATGCAATGGGAGGTGCTTCCTTCGACAACCGAAATCCCTATACAAATGAAGTGATCAATCAGGTTGCGGAAGGAAGGAGCGAGGATATCAAAAGTGCCGTTGAGTCGGCAAAACTTGCATTTGTTAAAGGGCCATGGGGAAGTATGAAAGTTGCGGAACGAATGAAATATATTAATAAAATTGCAGATTTGATAGATGAAGAGATTGAAGAGATCGCTATGCTAGAGGCATTGGATACAGGTCTCCCTATAAGCCAGACGAAGAAAATGACGGCGCGTGCGGCTGAGAATTTCCGCTTCTATGCAAGGATGGTCCAGACCAAGCTTCATGGGGATGCCTATGCTGTGGATGATGAATTCATCAATTATACAGTGCATAAGCCGCTTGGTGTTGTCGGTCTCATTACTCCTTGGAATGCCCCTTTTATGCTTGAAACTTGGAAAGTGGCCCCAGCATTGGCCACAGGCAATACCGTTGTATTGAAACCGGCTGAGCTGTCGCCTTTGACGGCAAATAAGCTTGCGCGAGTCATCCATAAAGCCGGCTTGCCCGATGGCGTTTTTAATGTGGTTCATGGATATGGCGAAACTGCAGGGGCAGCATTGGTAGCCCATCCTGATGTCTCAGCCATTTCGTTTACCGGAGAGACGGTAACAGGAGCGACGATTATTAAAAATGCAGCCGACTCCTTGAAAAGAACATCCATGGAGCTTGGCGGGAAATCACCGCTGATCGTATTTGATGATGCCGACTTCGAACGTGCACTGGATGCGGCTGTCTGGGGGATCTTTTCCTTCAATGGAGAACGATGTACGGCAAACTCCCGAGTTTTCATTCATAAAAACATTAAAGACAAGTTCATTGATGCCTTGAAGGAGCGGGTGGCGAATATCACGATCGGCGATCCGATGGACCCTTCCACTGAACTCGGACCATTGATTGATAAAGGACATTTTCAAAAGGTGACAGAGTATATTGAAGTGGCAAGAAAAGAGGGATGTGAGGTTATTCAAGGGAACATTCCTGAAGAAATCGCAATGGGGAATTTTGTGCCGCCAACATTATTGCTGAATGCGGCAAATGACATGAAGAGCTCACAGGAGGAGATTTTTGGTCCTGTCATGAGCGTCATTGAATTCGAAACGGAAGATGAGGTCATTGAAGCAGCCAATGATGTGAAGTATGGGTTAGCTGGTTATGTTTGGACCAATGACATGAAGAGGGGCCACCGTGTCGCCCAGGCCGTCGAGGCAGGTATGCTTTGGGTGAATGCACAGAATGTAAGGGACTTAAGGATTCCTTTCGGCGGGATGAAGGCAAGCGGTATTGGAAGAGAAGGCGGCCACTATGCCATGTTTGAATTTTATACCGAAGCAAAAGTGATCCATGTCGCAATGGGGGACCATCATATCCCTCAGTTCGGTAAAAGGAAATAA
- the hpaI gene encoding 2,4-dihydroxyhept-2-ene-1,7-dioic acid aldolase, translating to MTRYAEVKRKLRGSIAPIITPFFESGSIDFGSLKNLIDWHIESGTHAISVTGTTGEPSSLTVDERVQVMEHAAKAVDRRVPFVPGTGTTNHEETLFLTKKAQEIGADAALVIVPYYNKPSQHALYKHFKAVADSVDIPIIIYNIPGRTATNLDVKTLAKLSKDCPNIIGVKESNKDFEHVNRVLLNCGRDFLLYSGIELLCYPMLAIGGAGHISATANILPGKVAEIYDAWAEGDVKRAQDLHYELMPLNDVLFKDTNPAPLKAALGMMGKIKPVLRLPMDLPSSELQEEIRKVLKQYVTLSDQVSAK from the coding sequence ATGACGCGTTATGCAGAAGTAAAAAGAAAGCTGAGAGGGTCGATAGCTCCAATTATTACACCATTTTTTGAAAGCGGTTCCATAGATTTTGGATCGTTGAAAAATTTGATTGATTGGCACATAGAAAGCGGGACACATGCCATATCAGTGACCGGGACAACAGGAGAACCAAGTTCACTTACCGTTGATGAAAGGGTGCAGGTGATGGAGCACGCGGCTAAGGCGGTTGATCGGAGAGTGCCCTTTGTGCCTGGTACGGGCACCACAAATCATGAAGAAACCTTATTCCTCACAAAAAAAGCACAAGAAATCGGTGCTGATGCCGCCTTGGTCATCGTACCCTACTATAATAAACCTTCCCAACACGCATTATATAAGCACTTTAAAGCGGTAGCAGATTCAGTCGATATTCCAATCATCATTTATAACATCCCGGGGCGGACGGCAACGAATCTTGATGTTAAAACACTGGCAAAGCTGAGCAAGGATTGCCCGAATATCATTGGAGTCAAGGAGTCCAATAAAGACTTCGAGCATGTCAATCGTGTGTTGTTGAACTGTGGAAGGGACTTTCTGCTTTATTCAGGAATCGAGCTCCTTTGCTATCCGATGCTGGCGATTGGCGGCGCCGGCCATATTAGCGCAACTGCGAATATCTTGCCCGGAAAAGTGGCAGAAATCTATGATGCTTGGGCAGAAGGCGATGTCAAACGTGCACAGGATCTTCATTATGAGCTCATGCCGCTGAATGATGTCCTTTTTAAAGATACGAACCCGGCCCCGTTGAAAGCAGCTCTTGGAATGATGGGGAAAATCAAACCGGTTCTGCGGCTGCCGATGGACTTGCCATCATCGGAGCTGCAGGAGGAAATCAGGAAAGTACTCAAGCAATATGTAACATTGAGCGATCAAGTCTCTGCAAAATAA
- a CDS encoding LysR family transcriptional regulator — protein MNIKQLRYFSTFAEEGQITKAAKKLFMAQPPLSQQLKLLEEELGVELIHRNGRKLELTEAGIVLYQKAKKILEDVDETIMEVRETGEGIRGVLAIGSVKTCFHHIPYRIRNFQEKFPQLSFKLIEGDTFRLQHYLKEKEIEVAVVRLPMKMKEYSHIPLPTDHFVAILPEDWMSDPDMPCMTLEELAKLPMMLLHRAGEGERGLYELVLDAFKEKNLKPHVVCECPDAAMLLSLVRAGVGITLLPKSTLHAFPPQGVKVVEISGEVIKSESAVIWLKDRYLSKNAVRFIETFSD, from the coding sequence ATGAATATTAAACAGCTTCGATACTTTTCAACCTTCGCTGAAGAAGGGCAGATCACCAAGGCTGCAAAGAAACTTTTCATGGCTCAGCCCCCTTTGAGCCAACAGCTGAAGCTACTGGAAGAAGAATTAGGAGTTGAATTGATTCACCGCAATGGACGCAAGCTTGAATTGACCGAAGCCGGGATTGTCTTATATCAGAAGGCAAAAAAAATATTGGAAGATGTTGATGAGACCATCATGGAAGTGAGGGAGACCGGGGAGGGCATACGAGGTGTGCTGGCAATCGGATCCGTAAAAACATGCTTTCACCACATTCCTTACAGGATCCGAAATTTCCAGGAAAAATTTCCGCAGCTCAGCTTTAAACTCATTGAAGGGGATACGTTCAGGCTTCAGCACTATTTAAAAGAAAAAGAAATCGAGGTTGCCGTAGTAAGGCTTCCTATGAAAATGAAAGAGTATTCCCATATCCCCCTTCCTACCGATCATTTTGTCGCCATCCTACCCGAAGACTGGATGTCAGACCCGGACATGCCCTGCATGACCTTGGAGGAATTGGCGAAGCTGCCGATGATGCTTCTCCACCGCGCAGGAGAAGGGGAACGGGGGCTTTATGAATTGGTGCTTGACGCTTTCAAAGAAAAAAACTTAAAGCCGCATGTCGTTTGCGAATGCCCGGATGCAGCCATGCTACTTTCACTTGTAAGGGCAGGGGTGGGCATCACCCTGCTGCCGAAGTCGACCCTTCATGCCTTTCCACCTCAAGGTGTCAAAGTTGTGGAAATCAGCGGGGAGGTCATCAAATCGGAGTCAGCTGTCATCTGGCTGAAAGATCGATACCTTTCGAAAAATGCCGTTCGCTTCATTGAAACCTTTAGTGACTGA
- a CDS encoding 5-carboxymethyl-2-hydroxymuconate Delta-isomerase: MPHFIVEYTDNLKQEGDIKAFLQKVNEYMMSRGDVFPTGGIRSRAIELHDYVIADGQEDDAFVHATLKLGKGRSEEVKKLVCEELFSLMKEHFAGLFDKRYLALSMELMEFAHGTYKHNNIHKRFK, translated from the coding sequence ATGCCGCATTTCATTGTGGAATACACAGATAATCTAAAGCAAGAAGGCGATATAAAGGCTTTTTTGCAAAAAGTGAATGAATATATGATGTCGAGGGGGGATGTCTTCCCGACAGGCGGCATCCGTTCACGTGCAATCGAGCTTCATGACTATGTCATAGCGGACGGGCAGGAAGATGATGCATTCGTCCATGCGACTTTAAAGTTGGGGAAGGGCCGGTCTGAAGAAGTGAAGAAATTGGTTTGTGAAGAACTCTTTTCATTGATGAAAGAACATTTCGCCGGCCTATTTGATAAAAGATATTTGGCATTATCGATGGAACTGATGGAATTTGCCCACGGAACATATAAACACAATAACATCCATAAACGCTTCAAGTGA
- a CDS encoding fumarylacetoacetate hydrolase family protein, with translation MRHARVAYAGKVHEAKEQDGKLVLSDGTIVKEEAVVWLPPVEPNTTFALGLNYSDHANELSFQAPEEPLVFLKGRNTFVGHRGFTPRPVDVDYMHYECELAVIIGKQAKGVSRENAYEYISGYTIANDYAFRDYLENYYRPNLRVKNRDSSTPIGPWFVDAKDIADPMNLQLRTYVNGELTQEGSTKDMIFKIPFLVEYLSSFMTLNAGDIILTGTPKGTVNTVVGDIVETEIEGIGRLTNTIKEA, from the coding sequence ATGAGGCACGCAAGGGTGGCATACGCAGGGAAAGTGCATGAAGCTAAAGAGCAGGATGGGAAGTTAGTGCTTTCAGACGGAACGATCGTCAAGGAAGAAGCTGTTGTTTGGCTTCCTCCAGTCGAACCGAATACGACTTTCGCCCTTGGTTTGAATTACTCTGACCATGCGAATGAATTGTCTTTTCAAGCACCAGAAGAACCGCTTGTCTTTTTAAAAGGGCGGAATACGTTCGTCGGTCATCGAGGATTTACACCAAGGCCTGTTGACGTGGATTATATGCATTATGAATGTGAATTGGCAGTAATCATTGGAAAGCAGGCAAAAGGGGTGAGCCGGGAGAATGCCTATGAATATATTTCAGGCTATACGATTGCGAATGATTACGCATTTCGCGACTATTTGGAAAATTATTATCGGCCGAATCTCCGGGTTAAAAATCGTGATTCCTCCACACCTATCGGCCCTTGGTTTGTCGATGCAAAGGATATTGCCGATCCGATGAACCTTCAGCTCAGAACATATGTGAATGGGGAACTGACACAAGAAGGATCGACAAAAGATATGATTTTTAAGATTCCATTCCTGGTGGAATACTTGAGCAGTTTCATGACACTCAATGCAGGGGACATCATTTTGACCGGCACTCCGAAAGGGACAGTCAATACGGTAGTGGGAGATATTGTTGAGACGGAAATCGAAGGGATTGGGCGTTTGACTAATACGATCAAGGAAGCTTAA
- a CDS encoding fumarylacetoacetate hydrolase family protein: MPLARAKLNGMFQHCEINVDARQHRFEWNNENLDASEAKWEAPVEGSIYGTLLNFKGALAEMGGKVLNPPYKQPPKAPILYIKTGNTIIGANSTIPMPHDEGKLQVGATVGIVIGKTATRVPEKEAISYVEGYTIVNDISIPHESIYRPPIKYNCRDGFCPVGPWVVKREELDNPDFLTIKVYVNGELVQENTTANLIRPISRLIADVTEFMTLNKGDVLLVGIPEDAPLVKAGDCVRIEVERIGILENTILKDKG; the protein is encoded by the coding sequence ATGCCATTAGCCAGGGCAAAGCTGAACGGGATGTTTCAGCACTGTGAAATCAATGTCGATGCACGACAGCATAGATTTGAATGGAATAATGAAAATCTGGATGCATCAGAGGCAAAATGGGAAGCACCTGTAGAAGGATCCATTTACGGAACACTGTTAAACTTCAAGGGCGCACTTGCTGAAATGGGAGGCAAAGTCTTAAATCCTCCGTATAAGCAGCCGCCAAAAGCCCCAATTTTATACATAAAGACAGGTAATACGATCATCGGGGCAAATTCCACTATCCCCATGCCCCATGATGAAGGAAAGCTGCAAGTTGGTGCGACTGTTGGCATCGTCATCGGAAAAACAGCCACTCGGGTTCCAGAGAAGGAAGCAATAAGCTATGTCGAAGGATATACAATCGTAAATGATATAAGCATTCCCCACGAAAGCATTTACAGGCCGCCGATCAAATACAATTGCCGAGACGGTTTTTGTCCGGTCGGTCCATGGGTAGTGAAGCGGGAAGAGTTGGACAATCCAGACTTTCTTACAATCAAAGTCTATGTGAACGGTGAATTGGTGCAGGAAAATACAACGGCCAATTTGATTCGGCCCATCTCCAGATTGATAGCCGATGTGACCGAATTCATGACATTAAACAAAGGCGATGTCCTTCTTGTCGGGATACCGGAGGATGCACCACTCGTTAAAGCCGGTGACTGCGTAAGGATTGAAGTGGAAAGGATCGGCATCCTCGAAAATACAATCTTAAAGGACAAGGGGTGA
- a CDS encoding bifunctional GNAT family N-acetyltransferase/carbon-nitrogen hydrolase family protein produces the protein MSDKLDLSQFEKKMIIRNLEHKDIAQIIELQKVCFPGMDPWKKSHLQSHLDMFPEGQIVAEYDGEIIGSCSSLIINFDEYDDRHTWDDVTDNGYITNHNPDGYNLYGIEVMVHPEFRRMKVGHRLYEARKDLARQLNLKSIIIGGRIPNYFKHAEEMSPREYVEAVSRHKIYDPVLSFQLLNGFTLMRINPNYLPDDKRSHKYATLMEWNNVEYLPNSKRHFKTSYPVRICVVQYMMRQISSFEDFANQVEYFTDVASDAKSDFVVFPEIFTTQLMSFMDEKSPSLAVRKVTEYTEEYIELFTDLAVRYNVNIIGGSHLVEEENEEIYNIAYLFRRDGTIEKQYKIHITPNERKWWGISAGDQVKVFDTDCGKVAIQICYDIEFPELARIATEKGAKIIFTPFCTEDRQGYLRVRYCSQARAVENQVYTVISGTVGNLPQTENMDIQYAQSGIFAPSDFEYARDGIVGETNPNIEMVLIGDVDLEILRRQRQSGTVRQLKDRRHDVYEIKYKK, from the coding sequence ATGTCAGATAAACTTGATTTATCACAATTTGAAAAGAAAATGATCATTCGAAATCTTGAACATAAGGATATTGCTCAAATTATCGAACTGCAGAAAGTCTGCTTCCCGGGGATGGATCCGTGGAAGAAATCGCATTTACAAAGCCATTTGGATATGTTTCCCGAAGGGCAGATCGTTGCAGAATATGATGGAGAAATAATCGGGTCCTGTTCAAGCCTGATCATCAATTTTGATGAGTATGATGACCGCCACACGTGGGACGATGTGACGGATAACGGATATATTACCAACCATAATCCGGACGGCTATAACTTATACGGCATTGAAGTGATGGTCCATCCGGAATTCAGAAGGATGAAAGTAGGGCACAGATTATACGAAGCGAGGAAGGATCTGGCACGCCAATTAAATTTAAAGAGCATCATAATAGGCGGAAGGATCCCCAATTATTTTAAACATGCTGAAGAAATGTCGCCGCGGGAGTATGTCGAAGCGGTTTCGCGCCACAAAATCTACGATCCGGTCCTTTCCTTTCAATTATTGAATGGCTTTACTTTAATGAGGATCAACCCTAATTATTTACCGGATGATAAAAGGTCGCATAAATATGCTACGCTGATGGAATGGAACAACGTCGAATATTTGCCAAACAGCAAGAGGCATTTCAAGACAAGCTATCCAGTGCGCATTTGCGTCGTGCAGTATATGATGAGGCAAATCAGTTCCTTCGAGGATTTTGCGAATCAGGTTGAGTATTTTACTGATGTCGCCTCCGATGCAAAATCGGACTTTGTAGTATTCCCGGAGATTTTCACAACTCAGCTGATGTCATTCATGGACGAAAAATCCCCAAGCCTTGCGGTCCGTAAAGTAACGGAATACACGGAGGAATACATTGAATTGTTCACGGATTTGGCTGTCCGCTACAATGTAAATATTATCGGAGGTTCGCATCTTGTTGAAGAAGAAAACGAAGAAATCTACAACATTGCGTACCTGTTCAGACGGGATGGAACGATCGAAAAGCAATATAAAATCCATATTACGCCGAACGAACGCAAATGGTGGGGGATCAGTGCCGGCGATCAGGTTAAGGTATTTGATACCGACTGCGGAAAGGTTGCCATTCAAATCTGCTATGATATTGAGTTTCCGGAGCTTGCCAGGATTGCCACCGAGAAAGGGGCGAAAATCATATTCACACCTTTCTGTACAGAGGATCGCCAAGGCTATTTGAGGGTCCGCTACTGTTCTCAGGCGCGAGCTGTCGAAAATCAAGTTTACACGGTCATTTCAGGTACGGTAGGCAATCTCCCACAAACGGAGAACATGGATATTCAATATGCTCAATCCGGCATATTTGCCCCATCGGATTTTGAATATGCACGGGATGGAATCGTTGGTGAAACCAATCCAAATATCGAAATGGTCCTGATTGGAGATGTCGACCTGGAAATCCTTAGAAGGCAAAGGCAATCAGGAACGGTAAGGCAATTGAAAGACCGCCGCCATGACGTATACGAAATCAAATATAAAAAATAA
- a CDS encoding TetR/AcrR family transcriptional regulator, with amino-acid sequence MNGFERRRQQKMNQIRQAAFSLFSKYGIQKVSIQDIAKKANVSQVTIYNYFGSKDELLLDALKEYFEEQLSTFEKIKNSSIPFTDKIKKIFAMKLEATQAISSELMESLFTESGPIADLIQYYTSEKTVPQFMEFLDQGKELGVISNEVSIDTILLFLDSMTLAIKRHPQLLSTDEKMEKTTKEILHFFFYGMVVPEKEQKKD; translated from the coding sequence ATGAACGGATTTGAAAGAAGACGACAACAAAAGATGAATCAAATACGACAGGCAGCATTTTCCTTATTCAGCAAATATGGCATTCAAAAAGTGAGCATCCAGGATATTGCCAAAAAAGCAAACGTTTCTCAAGTTACAATCTATAATTATTTTGGCAGTAAAGATGAGTTATTACTCGATGCGTTAAAGGAATATTTTGAAGAGCAGCTAAGCACTTTTGAGAAAATAAAAAACAGCTCGATCCCATTCACGGATAAGATCAAAAAGATCTTCGCAATGAAGCTGGAAGCCACACAGGCAATCAGTTCCGAGTTAATGGAATCACTTTTTACGGAAAGCGGACCGATTGCTGATTTAATTCAATATTATACATCCGAGAAAACTGTTCCACAATTCATGGAATTTCTGGATCAGGGAAAAGAGCTCGGAGTTATTTCCAATGAAGTCTCCATTGACACCATTCTACTATTCCTCGATAGTATGACCCTCGCCATCAAGCGGCATCCTCAGCTGCTTTCGACCGATGAAAAAATGGAGAAAACCACGAAAGAAATCCTCCATTTTTTCTTTTATGGCATGGTCGTCCCTGAGAAGGAGCAAAAAAAAGACTAG
- a CDS encoding glycoside hydrolase family 13 protein: MKKQWWKESVVYQIYPRSFMDSNGDGIGDIQGIISKLDYLQELGIDVVWLSPVYDSPNDDNGYDISDYRNIMHEFGSMADWEEMLGEMHKRGIKLVMDLVVNHSSDEHAWFIESRKSKENVYREYYIWREGKDGKEPNNWESVFSGSAWKYDDQTGEYYLHLFSQKQPDLNWENPQLRSEIYDMMKFWLDKGIDGFRMDVINFISKVPGLPDAPNPEGKPYASGHDYFMNGPRIHEFLQEMNEKVLSRYDAMTVGEMPGVTPEEAELYTGNDRNELNMVFQFEHMDVDSGAGGKWDVIPFDLPKLKEILTKWQTGLHGKGWNSLYWNNHDQPRVVSRFGNDSEYRVESAKMLGTLLHMMQGTPYIYQGEELGMTNVRFESIDDYQDIETLNMFKEKVQEGKAPEDIMASIYTKGRDNARTPMQWNATENAGFTAGTPWLQVNPNYKAINAEAAMKDPQSIFHFYKQLIELRKMNPIIPYGSFELLHGDHPTLYAYIRRYEGEELLVVGNVSNETGLFEAPEDVKINEEEKRILISNYGVEKMESAQRFELKPWEVRVYKYPAN, encoded by the coding sequence ATGAAAAAGCAGTGGTGGAAGGAATCCGTTGTCTATCAAATCTATCCTAGGAGCTTCATGGACTCCAATGGAGATGGAATCGGTGATATTCAAGGAATCATCTCTAAACTGGATTATTTGCAAGAATTGGGGATTGATGTGGTGTGGTTGTCGCCAGTTTACGATTCACCTAATGATGATAATGGTTATGACATCAGTGATTACCGAAATATCATGCATGAATTCGGTTCAATGGCGGATTGGGAAGAAATGCTTGGAGAGATGCATAAAAGAGGTATCAAACTGGTGATGGACCTTGTTGTCAACCATTCTTCCGATGAGCATGCATGGTTCATTGAGTCAAGGAAATCGAAGGAAAATGTTTATAGGGAATATTACATATGGAGAGAAGGAAAAGATGGGAAGGAGCCGAATAACTGGGAATCTGTTTTCAGTGGATCAGCTTGGAAGTACGATGATCAGACGGGTGAATATTATTTGCATCTTTTCTCTCAAAAACAGCCTGATCTGAACTGGGAAAATCCACAGCTCCGCAGCGAAATTTATGACATGATGAAGTTTTGGCTTGATAAGGGCATCGATGGATTCAGGATGGATGTCATTAATTTCATTTCGAAGGTGCCTGGTCTGCCGGATGCACCTAATCCGGAAGGGAAACCATATGCATCTGGTCATGATTATTTCATGAATGGTCCACGCATCCATGAATTTTTACAGGAAATGAACGAAAAAGTCCTTTCACGTTATGATGCCATGACTGTAGGGGAAATGCCTGGTGTAACTCCGGAAGAAGCTGAATTATATACAGGGAATGACCGGAATGAACTAAATATGGTGTTCCAATTCGAGCACATGGACGTGGACTCAGGTGCAGGAGGGAAATGGGACGTCATACCATTCGATTTACCCAAGCTGAAAGAGATATTGACCAAGTGGCAGACAGGGCTGCATGGAAAAGGGTGGAATAGCCTCTATTGGAACAATCATGATCAGCCGCGCGTCGTTTCGAGATTTGGAAATGACAGTGAATATCGCGTTGAATCGGCAAAAATGCTCGGAACCCTGCTGCATATGATGCAAGGCACTCCGTATATCTATCAAGGCGAAGAGCTTGGGATGACAAACGTCCGATTCGAGTCGATCGATGACTATCAAGATATTGAAACATTGAATATGTTCAAGGAGAAAGTGCAGGAAGGCAAAGCACCTGAAGATATCATGGCATCCATTTACACGAAGGGAAGGGACAATGCCCGCACCCCGATGCAATGGAATGCAACTGAGAACGCAGGTTTCACAGCGGGGACCCCTTGGCTGCAAGTCAACCCGAATTATAAGGCAATCAATGCCGAAGCTGCGATGAAGGATCCTCAATCTATTTTTCATTTCTATAAACAGCTGATTGAGCTTCGGAAAATGAACCCGATCATCCCTTATGGTTCATTTGAACTTTTACATGGGGACCATCCAACGCTTTATGCTTATATACGCAGGTATGAAGGGGAGGAATTGCTGGTCGTGGGAAATGTATCAAATGAAACTGGGCTATTTGAAGCACCTGAAGACGTAAAAATAAATGAAGAAGAAAAAAGGATATTGATCAGTAATTATGGAGTGGAAAAGATGGAGTCTGCTCAGCGATTTGAATTGAAGCCTTGGGAAGTCCGCGTATATAAATACCCTGCAAATTAA
- a CDS encoding YhcU family protein, whose protein sequence is MKILFASTHEQEEKISELINTFYTQIFPQYFSDEEIAKFHELKILHTTTRHFEYFGTLKEAFQVISCLQTIISILDVQQKGKLENHYQEVFERNTKILQKFGLLFPFHLEQFQEEISMQTNFSIYTKAANELLV, encoded by the coding sequence ATGAAGATCTTGTTTGCGTCTACACATGAGCAAGAAGAGAAAATCAGTGAACTTATCAATACGTTTTATACTCAAATTTTTCCACAATATTTTAGTGATGAAGAAATCGCCAAATTCCATGAATTAAAAATCTTACATACCACCACTCGTCACTTTGAATATTTCGGGACATTAAAAGAAGCCTTTCAAGTCATTTCATGCTTACAAACCATTATAAGCATACTTGATGTACAGCAAAAAGGAAAACTGGAAAATCACTATCAAGAAGTATTTGAGCGGAATACCAAAATTCTTCAGAAATTCGGTTTATTGTTTCCTTTCCATTTGGAGCAATTTCAAGAAGAAATTAGTATGCAAACCAATTTCAGTATTTATACGAAAGCCGCAAACGAGTTATTGGTTTGA
- a CDS encoding RluA family pseudouridine synthase has protein sequence MIISKKGPVLELHTPKKWEQHNLDNILRNIWKAPKKWIHKMRMEKKITINHSPPDWNSPLKAGDIIQIHLFVDEQYGVIPHYHPLEILYEDNHLLVVNKPANMDTHPNEPGQTNTLANAVASYFQQNGEQIKVRHVHRLDRDTTGAVLFAKNDLSGAILDRMLEERRIKRTYWALADGVLKVKKGTINKAIGKDRHHPTRRRVSPGGQPAVTHYKVLKSFPKAEITLVECTLDTGRTHQIRVHLSDMGFPLCGDKLYGGSSRFARQALHARYLDLPHPLSGEPIHCTAPFLDEPPIFEKWVPEGK, from the coding sequence ATGATTATTTCAAAAAAAGGACCAGTATTGGAGCTTCATACACCTAAAAAATGGGAACAACATAATCTTGATAACATATTAAGAAATATATGGAAGGCGCCTAAAAAGTGGATTCATAAAATGAGAATGGAAAAAAAGATTACCATAAACCATTCTCCTCCTGATTGGAATAGCCCGTTAAAGGCGGGAGACATCATTCAGATTCATTTATTCGTGGATGAACAATATGGCGTCATTCCCCATTATCATCCATTAGAAATATTATATGAAGACAATCATCTATTAGTCGTCAACAAACCGGCCAATATGGATACACATCCCAATGAACCGGGTCAGACAAATACGCTCGCAAATGCCGTCGCTTCTTATTTTCAACAAAACGGGGAGCAAATAAAGGTGCGGCATGTCCACAGATTGGACAGGGATACAACCGGTGCGGTTCTATTTGCCAAAAATGATTTAAGCGGGGCCATATTGGATCGCATGCTCGAAGAACGAAGAATCAAGCGGACTTATTGGGCATTGGCAGATGGTGTACTGAAGGTAAAAAAAGGAACGATCAATAAAGCGATAGGAAAGGACCGTCATCATCCTACCCGCAGAAGAGTCTCCCCAGGCGGCCAACCAGCCGTTACTCATTATAAAGTGTTGAAATCTTTCCCTAAAGCAGAAATAACGCTGGTTGAATGCACGTTGGATACGGGAAGGACACACCAGATCCGGGTCCACCTCAGCGACATGGGATTCCCGCTTTGCGGGGACAAATTATACGGAGGAAGCAGCAGGTTTGCGCGCCAGGCACTTCATGCACGATACTTGGACCTACCGCATCCCCTTTCTGGTGAACCCATCCACTGCACCGCACCTTTTTTGGATGAGCCTCCGATATTTGAAAAGTGGGTTCCAGAGGGAAAGTGA